Proteins from a single region of Chryseobacterium scophthalmum:
- a CDS encoding DNA gyrase/topoisomerase IV subunit A, with protein MIEDNSHEGESLKKVSGLYKDWFLDYASYVILDRAIPSVYDGFKPVQRRIMHSMRELEDGRYNKVANIVGNTMKYHPHGDASITDAMVGIGQRELLIDTQGNWGNIYTGDSAAAARYIEARLTPFALEVVFNPKTTEWSKSYDGRNNEPIDLPVKFPLLLAQGVEGIGVGLSTKILPHNFNELINASIAHLKGKKFEVFPDFLTAGFLDVSEYNDGHRGGKVRARAKISQVDKHTLMISELPFSKTTTDLIDSVLKANEKGKIKIKKIEDNTSDKVEILVYLHNEVSPDKTIDALYAFTDCQVTISPNACVIVGDKPMFLNVSEILRMNTDHTVSLLKKELEIELHELQENWHFSSLERIFIENRIYHDIEEVKSWEEVLKTIDAGLKPHTAHLLREVTEEDILRLTEIRIKRISRFDLDKFKENIAALEGKIEQVRFHLANLIAYAIEYYQNIQKKYGKDRERKTELRIFDTIDATKVAVANEKFYANFEEGFIGTSLKKDQYLFDCSDIDDIITFRKDGSMKVVKVEAKTFIGKDIQHVAIWKKNDKRTVYNMIYREGRDGPYYMKRFSVTAVTRNTDYALGSDKRGSEMLYFSANPNGEAEVVTVLLKPNPRIRKNKMEIDFSELAIKGRDSKGNLVTKYSVKKVDLKEEGVSTLAPRKIWFDETVRRLNADVRGTLLGSFKGDDKILIINAQGEAKLVSFDLGNRFDDEYIVLEKWRPNQPITCIYYDGEKDMYFIKRFLLENNTNLQTFMPSEHPKSFIERIIVSNNTTAEIIFAKDKGKERDPETINIDEFIAVKGIKAIGNQFTKFKVKNINITIPELEEEEPEVYEEPDFTSSNDDGAIGNLFGSDDNENTAE; from the coding sequence ATGATAGAAGACAACTCTCACGAAGGCGAAAGCTTAAAAAAAGTTTCAGGACTGTATAAAGACTGGTTTCTGGATTATGCATCTTATGTAATTTTAGACAGAGCGATTCCGTCTGTTTATGATGGTTTCAAACCCGTACAGCGTAGAATTATGCATTCTATGCGTGAATTAGAAGACGGACGTTATAATAAAGTAGCCAATATTGTTGGTAATACAATGAAATATCACCCTCACGGTGATGCCTCCATTACCGATGCAATGGTAGGAATCGGGCAAAGAGAATTGTTGATCGACACTCAGGGAAACTGGGGGAATATTTATACCGGAGATTCTGCTGCGGCGGCAAGATATATCGAAGCAAGGTTAACTCCTTTCGCTTTGGAAGTGGTTTTTAATCCCAAAACAACAGAATGGTCTAAATCTTATGACGGTAGAAATAACGAGCCGATAGATTTACCGGTAAAATTTCCTTTGCTTCTTGCACAGGGAGTTGAAGGAATCGGGGTTGGGCTTTCTACAAAAATTCTTCCACACAATTTTAATGAACTGATTAATGCTTCTATTGCTCACTTGAAAGGTAAGAAATTTGAAGTTTTTCCGGATTTTCTGACGGCAGGTTTTCTTGATGTTTCAGAATATAATGACGGTCACAGAGGTGGAAAAGTAAGAGCCAGAGCAAAGATTTCTCAGGTCGACAAGCATACTTTGATGATTTCTGAGCTTCCTTTTTCTAAAACAACAACAGACTTAATTGATTCTGTTTTAAAAGCCAACGAAAAAGGTAAAATTAAAATCAAAAAAATTGAAGATAATACTTCAGACAAAGTTGAAATTCTGGTTTACCTTCATAACGAAGTTTCGCCAGATAAAACGATTGATGCTTTGTATGCATTTACCGATTGTCAGGTTACGATTTCGCCGAATGCGTGTGTAATTGTTGGTGATAAACCAATGTTCCTGAACGTTTCGGAGATTTTAAGAATGAATACCGATCATACAGTTTCTTTATTAAAAAAAGAACTGGAAATCGAGCTTCATGAATTGCAGGAAAACTGGCATTTTTCATCATTAGAAAGAATTTTTATCGAAAACAGAATTTACCACGATATTGAAGAGGTGAAAAGTTGGGAAGAAGTTCTGAAAACAATTGATGCAGGTTTAAAACCTCACACTGCTCATCTTTTAAGAGAAGTTACTGAAGAAGATATTTTAAGATTAACTGAAATCAGAATTAAAAGAATTTCAAGATTCGATTTAGATAAGTTTAAAGAAAATATTGCTGCATTAGAGGGTAAAATAGAGCAGGTAAGATTCCACTTGGCGAATCTTATAGCCTATGCAATTGAGTATTACCAAAATATTCAGAAAAAATACGGAAAAGACAGAGAAAGAAAAACAGAATTAAGAATTTTTGATACTATTGATGCGACAAAAGTTGCCGTTGCCAACGAAAAATTCTATGCTAATTTTGAAGAAGGTTTCATTGGAACTTCTTTGAAAAAAGACCAATATCTGTTTGACTGTTCAGACATCGATGATATCATCACGTTCAGAAAAGATGGAAGCATGAAAGTTGTAAAAGTGGAAGCCAAAACTTTCATCGGAAAAGACATTCAGCACGTTGCCATCTGGAAAAAGAACGATAAACGCACGGTTTACAACATGATCTACCGTGAAGGCAGAGACGGACCTTATTACATGAAACGTTTTTCGGTAACTGCGGTTACAAGAAATACAGATTATGCTTTAGGTTCAGATAAAAGAGGCTCTGAAATGCTTTATTTTTCGGCAAATCCGAATGGTGAAGCAGAGGTTGTAACGGTTTTATTAAAACCAAACCCGAGAATCAGAAAAAATAAAATGGAAATTGATTTTTCTGAACTGGCAATTAAAGGAAGAGATTCTAAAGGAAATTTGGTGACCAAATATTCTGTAAAGAAAGTCGACCTGAAAGAAGAGGGCGTTTCTACTTTGGCGCCAAGAAAAATTTGGTTTGATGAAACGGTAAGAAGACTGAATGCAGATGTAAGAGGAACTTTATTGGGGAGTTTTAAAGGGGATGATAAAATCTTAATCATTAATGCTCAAGGTGAAGCGAAATTGGTGAGTTTCGATCTTGGAAACCGTTTTGATGATGAATATATCGTTCTTGAAAAATGGAGACCAAACCAGCCCATAACCTGTATTTATTACGACGGAGAAAAGGATATGTATTTCATCAAAAGATTCTTGCTTGAAAACAATACCAACCTGCAAACCTTTATGCCTTCGGAACATCCTAAATCTTTTATCGAAAGAATTATAGTTTCAAACAATACAACGGCGGAAATTATTTTCGCAAAAGATAAAGGGAAAGAACGCGATCCTGAAACCATAAATATCGATGAATTTATTGCTGTAAAAGGTATTAAAGCAATCGGAAATCAGTTTACAAAATTTAAGGTTAAAAATATCAACATCACAATTCCTGAGCTTGAAGAAGAGGAACCGGAAGTATACGAAGAACCAGATTTTACTTCATCAAACGATGATGGTGCAATCGGAAATTTGTTCGGAAGTGATGATAACGAAAATACTGCAGAATGA
- a CDS encoding DNA topoisomerase IV subunit B, translating into MSQEIQPIYSEDNIRTLDWQEHIRLRPGMYIGKLGDGSSADDGIYILLKEILDNSIDEFRMKSGKRIEIKVDDGKVTIRDFGRGIPLGKVVDAVSKMNTGGKYDSKAFKKSVGLNGVGTKAVNALSDYFRVRSFREGRMKIAEFSRGIITEEHDEKETSDRNGTEISFIPDADIFLHFKYRKEYIERMLRNYAYLNPGLKILFNGETFFSENGLKDLLEEELESDTLYPIVHLKDNDIEVAITHTDKSQTETYFSFVNGQNTTQGGTHLNAFREAYVKTIREFFNKSFDASDVRKSIVAAISINVEEPVFESQTKTKLGSNDMGPNGPTVRTFIIDFLKSKLDNFLHKNPEIAEAIQRKILISERERKELSGIQKLARERAKKVSLHNKKLRDCRQHYNDQKAERKAETQIFITEGDSASGSITKSRDVETQAVFSLKGKPLNCYGLTKKVVYENEEFNLLQAALNIEESLEDLRYNQVIIATDADVDGMHIRLLMITFFLQFFPDVIKNGHLFILQTPLFRVRNKKETRYCYSEQERVKALNELGKNPEITRFKGLGEISPDEFKHFIGKDIRLEPVVIGKDQTIDQLLEFYMGKNTPDRQVFILENLVVEDQDINKKEILDEVEL; encoded by the coding sequence ATGTCACAAGAAATACAACCTATCTATTCCGAAGATAATATCAGAACCCTCGATTGGCAGGAACATATTCGTTTGCGTCCCGGTATGTACATCGGGAAGCTTGGCGATGGCTCGTCTGCTGATGATGGTATTTATATTTTACTGAAAGAAATTCTGGATAACTCGATTGATGAATTCAGGATGAAATCCGGTAAAAGAATCGAAATAAAAGTTGATGACGGAAAAGTCACGATCCGTGATTTTGGGCGTGGAATTCCTTTGGGGAAAGTCGTCGATGCCGTTTCAAAAATGAATACCGGAGGTAAGTACGACAGCAAAGCCTTCAAAAAATCTGTAGGTTTGAACGGTGTCGGTACAAAAGCTGTAAACGCACTTTCAGATTATTTCCGTGTGCGCTCTTTCCGTGAAGGGAGAATGAAAATTGCAGAATTTTCTAGAGGTATAATAACTGAAGAACATGATGAGAAAGAAACTTCAGACAGAAACGGAACCGAGATTTCGTTCATTCCCGATGCAGATATTTTTCTTCATTTTAAATACAGAAAAGAGTATATCGAAAGAATGCTCCGCAATTATGCGTATCTGAATCCTGGATTGAAAATTCTTTTTAATGGTGAAACATTCTTTTCTGAAAACGGATTGAAAGATTTGCTTGAAGAAGAATTGGAAAGTGATACTTTGTATCCGATTGTACATTTGAAAGATAATGATATTGAAGTTGCGATTACCCATACTGATAAATCTCAGACGGAAACGTATTTTTCATTCGTTAACGGACAAAATACAACGCAGGGTGGAACGCATTTGAATGCTTTCCGTGAAGCGTATGTAAAAACGATCAGAGAATTTTTTAATAAAAGCTTTGACGCTTCTGATGTGCGAAAATCTATCGTTGCGGCGATTTCAATCAACGTTGAAGAGCCTGTTTTTGAATCTCAGACGAAAACAAAATTGGGTTCGAATGATATGGGACCAAACGGACCAACTGTTCGTACATTTATTATTGATTTCTTAAAAAGTAAATTAGATAATTTTTTACATAAAAATCCTGAAATTGCTGAAGCAATTCAAAGAAAAATCTTAATTTCCGAAAGAGAAAGAAAAGAACTTTCCGGAATTCAGAAACTGGCAAGAGAAAGAGCAAAAAAAGTATCTCTTCACAATAAAAAGCTTCGTGACTGCAGACAGCATTACAACGATCAAAAAGCCGAAAGAAAAGCGGAGACACAGATTTTTATCACCGAGGGAGATTCTGCATCAGGATCTATCACAAAATCGAGAGATGTTGAGACTCAGGCTGTGTTTTCATTAAAAGGTAAACCTTTGAACTGTTATGGTTTGACCAAAAAAGTGGTTTACGAAAATGAAGAATTCAACTTACTGCAGGCTGCTTTAAATATTGAAGAAAGTCTTGAGGATTTAAGATATAATCAGGTGATTATCGCAACCGATGCCGATGTCGACGGAATGCACATCAGACTTCTGATGATTACGTTTTTCCTTCAGTTTTTCCCGGATGTGATTAAAAACGGACATTTATTTATTCTTCAGACTCCGTTATTCAGAGTTAGAAATAAAAAAGAGACAAGATATTGTTATTCTGAGCAGGAAAGAGTAAAAGCTTTGAATGAATTGGGTAAAAACCCTGAAATTACCCGATTTAAAGGTTTGGGAGAGATTTCACCAGACGAATTCAAGCATTTTATTGGAAAAGATATTCGTTTAGAACCCGTAGTGATAGGAAAAGATCAAACAATTGATCAACTTCTGGAATTCTACATGGGAAAAAATACACCGGATCGACAGGTTTTCATTCTTGAAAATTTGGTAGTAGAAGATCAGGATATTAATAAAAAGGAGATTTTAGATGAAGTTGAACTTTAA
- a CDS encoding methionine aminotransferase, which produces MIQLPSSKLPNVGTTIFTQMSQLANQHQAINLSQGFPDFETDSALLNLANDFIKKGFNQYAPLGGIIGLKEEIARKIENSHQATYHPETEITITAGGTQAIFTAIATFIQKNDEVIVFEPAYDCYEPTVELFGGVVKRFQMKAPDYEIDWNVVKNLVSEKTKMIILNNPNNPSGKILKENDIQELIKIVQDTNILILSDEVYENIVFDGNKHLSICKYPELKERSILVASFGKLFHITGWKIGYCAAPKALTDEFRKVHQFNVFCVNTPLQMALGEYMKNDEHYNQLNQFFQEKRDFLRQGLAQTSFELLDCEGTYFQALKYDKISDKNDFDFATELTINHKVASIPFSAFYKDKLNENVIRLCFAKKNETLERAIENLAKI; this is translated from the coding sequence ATGATACAACTTCCTTCTTCGAAACTTCCCAACGTAGGAACCACCATATTTACCCAAATGTCTCAACTCGCCAATCAACATCAGGCAATTAATCTTTCACAAGGTTTTCCCGATTTTGAAACAGATTCAGCATTACTGAATTTAGCAAATGATTTCATTAAAAAAGGGTTTAATCAATACGCTCCTTTAGGGGGAATTATTGGTTTAAAAGAGGAAATTGCAAGAAAAATTGAGAACAGTCATCAAGCGACTTACCATCCCGAAACTGAAATTACGATTACCGCAGGCGGAACTCAGGCAATTTTCACTGCGATTGCCACTTTCATTCAGAAAAATGATGAAGTGATTGTTTTTGAACCCGCTTATGATTGTTACGAACCGACCGTAGAGCTTTTCGGAGGTGTTGTAAAACGTTTTCAAATGAAAGCTCCGGATTACGAAATCGATTGGAATGTTGTGAAAAATTTAGTTTCAGAAAAAACAAAAATGATTATTCTGAATAACCCAAACAATCCTTCAGGCAAAATTTTAAAAGAAAATGATATTCAGGAATTAATAAAAATTGTACAAGACACTAATATTTTAATTTTGAGTGATGAAGTGTATGAAAATATTGTTTTTGACGGAAACAAACATTTAAGCATTTGTAAATATCCCGAACTCAAAGAAAGAAGTATTTTAGTAGCCTCTTTCGGAAAATTATTCCATATCACAGGTTGGAAAATTGGATATTGTGCTGCTCCAAAAGCTTTGACCGATGAATTCAGAAAAGTACATCAGTTCAATGTTTTCTGCGTAAATACGCCACTTCAGATGGCTTTGGGAGAATACATGAAAAATGATGAACATTACAATCAACTGAATCAGTTTTTTCAGGAAAAAAGAGATTTTCTGAGACAGGGTTTAGCCCAAACTTCATTCGAACTTCTCGATTGTGAAGGAACGTATTTTCAGGCTTTGAAATACGACAAAATTTCAGATAAAAATGATTTTGATTTCGCAACAGAATTAACGATCAATCATAAAGTGGCAAGTATTCCGTTTTCGGCTTTTTACAAGGATAAATTAAATGAAAATGTGATCAGACTGTGTTTTGCAAAGAAGAATGAAACCCTAGAAAGGGCGATTGAAAATCTAGCTAAAATTTAA
- the cls gene encoding cardiolipin synthase produces the protein MMIKEFLDQFPYILVGIEVLYFAGVFFLAAKIIIDTKTTSKTLAYLMLIVFLPFVGIIIYFVFGVNYRKNKFYTFKIEGNEEVFQKILKFVKETHYTTLNSRKDELNHFITTINFLYHSGYSPLTQENEVEILVNGEEKFSKVFEVIQKAKHHIHLEYYIYENDDIGNKLADLLVLKAKEGVVVRFLYDDMGSGKIGKKLLNRLKEAGVEVSPVNKITFRIFANRVNYRDHRKIIIVDGKEVFTGGINVSDKYINPNSKQYWRDIHLYIKGNGAFYFQFLFLSNWTFATEKIPKLSQEYFEYENLGSENKIVQVAASGPDTKPSIMLSTTSAILSAKEKVYIVTPYFIPVETVLNAIKQVALSGLDVRLMVPRSGDSVIVNAAAYSYYEELLENNVRIFFYKKGFIHAKTMVIDDNFSCVGTANMDVRSQELNFEVNTLVFDKEVNQKLQNIFLSDMDDCDEIILNEWKKRPKHKVFFEHLARLLSPLI, from the coding sequence ATGATGATTAAAGAGTTTTTAGACCAGTTTCCCTATATTTTAGTAGGTATTGAAGTTTTATACTTTGCAGGTGTATTTTTTCTTGCCGCTAAAATTATTATAGATACCAAGACCACGAGCAAAACGCTGGCTTACCTTATGCTGATTGTTTTTCTCCCTTTCGTAGGGATCATTATCTACTTTGTATTTGGGGTAAACTACCGAAAGAATAAATTTTATACGTTTAAAATTGAAGGGAATGAAGAAGTTTTTCAGAAGATTTTAAAGTTTGTTAAAGAAACTCATTATACAACACTAAACAGTCGGAAAGACGAGCTGAATCATTTTATAACCACCATAAATTTTCTTTATCATTCAGGATATTCTCCTTTAACACAGGAAAATGAAGTAGAAATATTGGTGAATGGAGAAGAAAAGTTTTCTAAAGTTTTTGAAGTCATCCAAAAGGCAAAACATCATATCCATTTAGAATATTATATTTATGAAAATGATGATATTGGAAATAAACTAGCTGATCTTTTGGTGCTAAAAGCAAAGGAAGGAGTAGTCGTTCGCTTTCTGTATGATGACATGGGAAGCGGAAAAATAGGAAAAAAACTTTTAAACAGATTAAAGGAAGCAGGCGTTGAAGTCTCTCCGGTGAATAAAATTACTTTTAGAATTTTTGCCAACAGAGTAAATTATCGTGATCACAGGAAAATTATTATCGTAGACGGAAAAGAAGTTTTCACGGGTGGTATCAATGTTTCAGATAAGTATATTAATCCCAATTCCAAACAATATTGGCGAGATATTCATTTGTATATTAAAGGGAATGGCGCTTTTTATTTTCAGTTTTTATTTTTAAGTAACTGGACTTTTGCTACTGAAAAAATTCCCAAATTATCGCAGGAATATTTCGAATATGAAAATTTAGGTTCGGAAAATAAAATCGTACAGGTTGCAGCAAGCGGTCCCGATACAAAACCTTCTATCATGCTGAGTACAACCTCGGCTATTCTTTCTGCTAAAGAAAAAGTGTATATTGTGACGCCTTATTTTATTCCGGTGGAAACTGTTCTGAATGCGATAAAGCAAGTAGCTCTTTCCGGGCTGGATGTGAGATTAATGGTTCCGAGATCAGGAGATTCTGTGATTGTGAACGCTGCTGCTTACTCTTATTATGAAGAATTGTTAGAAAATAATGTCAGGATTTTCTTTTACAAAAAAGGGTTTATTCATGCTAAAACAATGGTGATAGATGATAATTTCTCTTGTGTAGGAACGGCAAATATGGATGTTCGCAGTCAGGAGCTTAATTTTGAAGTAAATACCCTTGTGTTTGATAAAGAGGTTAATCAGAAACTACAAAATATATTTCTCAGCGATATGGATGATTGTGACGAGATTATATTAAATGAATGGAAAAAACGACCAAAGCATAAAGTTTTCTTTGAACATTTAGCGAGATTGCTTTCTCCACTTATCTGA
- a CDS encoding SDR family NAD(P)-dependent oxidoreductase yields the protein MNNRTKIALVTGGSRGLGKNSALKIAEKGLDVIITYNSNKQEADKTVAEIQALGRKAIAYQLNTKDVRSFDEFVKKVGDHLEENTGSRNIDFLINNAGTALYMPIADVTEEQLDDMVNIHFKGVFFLTQKFLPFMNDNGGIINLSSGLARFAMPGSSVYGSMKAAVDQLSKYMAKELGARKIKVNAVAPGAIETDFGGGRTRDDEHVNAMVAGNTALGRAGLPDDIGGVVAFLCTDDAGWITAQRIEVSGGMFF from the coding sequence ATGAATAACAGAACAAAAATTGCCCTTGTAACAGGCGGAAGTAGAGGTTTAGGTAAAAACTCAGCTTTAAAAATTGCAGAAAAAGGATTGGATGTAATTATTACTTACAATTCTAATAAACAAGAAGCGGATAAAACCGTAGCTGAAATTCAGGCTTTGGGAAGAAAAGCAATTGCTTATCAATTGAATACAAAAGATGTGAGATCATTCGATGAATTCGTTAAAAAAGTAGGTGATCATTTAGAAGAAAATACGGGAAGCAGAAACATTGATTTTCTTATTAATAATGCCGGAACGGCTTTGTATATGCCGATTGCAGATGTTACAGAAGAGCAGTTGGATGATATGGTAAATATTCATTTTAAAGGAGTTTTCTTCCTTACTCAGAAATTTTTACCATTTATGAACGATAATGGCGGAATTATCAATCTTTCTTCAGGTTTGGCAAGATTTGCAATGCCCGGTTCATCGGTTTACGGTTCTATGAAAGCGGCAGTTGACCAATTAAGCAAATACATGGCGAAAGAATTAGGCGCAAGAAAAATTAAAGTCAATGCTGTTGCACCGGGAGCGATCGAAACCGATTTTGGTGGCGGAAGAACAAGAGATGATGAACATGTAAACGCTATGGTTGCTGGTAATACGGCTTTAGGAAGAGCTGGTTTGCCAGATGATATCGGTGGAGTAGTAGCTTTTTTATGCACCGATGATGCAGGTTGGATTACCGCACAAAGAATTGAAGTTTCCGGCGGAATGTTTTTTTAA